CTAGCAGTGTCTATCACGAGTCCTTCTAGAATATTAATTCTTGCATTTTGACATCCAGTTATCCTTAATCCCTATTCTGCTTCTTAACCTGAAGCCACCTAACAAATCAATTTTACtatatttcccctctctccacattCTCTCAACTTCATAATTTACAGTTTGTGGGATTGTAGTCATTCTTCATTCCCCGTAAAACAAGGAATCTTTTAGCAATTGACAAGAAACTGAGTCAGAGTTGAGGTGGGAACAAcaaaagaaagggagagattgaCATGAACCCACTTGAGGCCCACACTTCTGTCAATGACCCGCGATCCTCGCTCCCGCACACTTCAAGACCCCCACTCCCATACAGACTTTGCCCATCATTCTCAAGTTGCCCTGAGCTGCTGATGCTCAACGCTGAACTGAGATCCAGCCACTGTCTGAACCGTCCGACTTTGCACTCAAAACATCAGAACCTGAACCCGGAGACCCTCCACCCTACCCTGAGGAATAGGCAACACCTCAGACCCTCCTGCACCCAGGTCATGAAGGAATTAAGATATATTAAAAATGGCTGATGGAAAAATCTCAAAAGGAGGCAAAGATATCAAACTGTCTGGTTAAGTGTGCTGCAGTGGAGTAGTCTAATCAGTCAGCGATTTTGGCAAACAGAGCACAATTCCTGAATATATTACATTCTATTAAAGataaattatatcaaaattagggtgatcagatttaggattgaattgaagAAGAACTTCTTTacctaaagggttgtgaatctatggaattacctgcccagtgaagtagttcaggcttcctcagtaaaaacttttaaagttaaaatagataattttttgaaaagcaaaggaatgaagggttatgttgagagggtgggtaagtggaacgGAGGCCACAGAAAAATCAGCAATGATCATATCGAATGGTGCAGTtcagccagatggcctactccagctcttagttcttatgttctaGATCTACAATACTGCCACAGTGAACTCTGGTACTTCATAAGGAACTCAatgaagttgagagtgtggtgctgggaagacacaacaagacaggcagcatccgaggatcaggacaATCGAAGttgtgggcataagcccttcattaggaatgaggcttgtgggccagggtcGGGACGGGGGCAGGTGGGAGGCGTGGCTAAGAGATAAATGCGATAAGGTGGtgaggttgggggggtgggggggggcggatgGTAGTGGAGAATCACCCCCTTCTTCAACGAAGTTGGTCAACCAAGATAATCCCTCTCAAATTCTATGCTGAATATTCCTTATTGCGCattgaaatcagaaacagaaaaacATTTTGAAACAATATTAAGTAGACTGGGCTATCATTCCATGATACACTGGACATAGCCATACAGTAATATGTCAGGATACATGAGGTCCTGTTGGACATGAATATCCCAGGATTCACTGCACTGTCTCGAACAAAATATCTTaggatatttttcttttttttataatTCATTCATGTGGtgtggtcagcatttattgctcataccCAGTTGCCACTAAGAAGGTGGGGGTGCTCTACCTTCTGGAACTACTGCAGGTAGACCTATAACTTTCTCGCAAAAGGAGTttttttgacccagcgacactgaatgaatgacgaTATATTTTCAAGGCAGGATGGTGAACAGCTTGGAAGAGAATTTACAGGGAATTCCTTCTCTCTTCTAGGTGGATGTGGTTACAGGTTTGGAAGGGTCTGTCCAAGGAGCTTTGATGAATGTGGCGAAGAGAAGATACAACAGGTTCTGTCACACCATAATCATATTGGCCCATCATgttgacactgatcctctgaagtgtATCCTATCCTATCCTAACCCCATAGTGCCACAACCCCATattaaccatggctaatccaactagctTGCATATTTGTAGACACGagatggcaatttagcatggtcaatccttctaacttgcacatcattggactgtgggatgaaagtGGAGCACCAtgtagaaacccatgcagatatgagTTTCTGAGCTccacaaacagtcacccgagggcgGAATTAAACACGGGTTTTTGGCACAGTGagtcagtagtgctaaccactttgtGACTGTGTCACTCAAAAGTGATGTACAATGTACCATATACTTTAATACAGTAATATTTCTGGATATGCCAGGTGCTGGAATGGCATTTTGTTTCAGGATACATTGGATGCCATGATACTGTATATCCCCAGatacagtgagtgacacttaacTGCAGCACATCAGATCCTGTCATTCTGTTATATCCCAGCATATACACAATGCTTTTGAACTCTAGTATACCAAGTTACAATGATACATGTTATACTGTACTTCCCAGGAATGACTGCCTTGATTACTGTTTCCTATAAATGATGTGAGCTCCTTTCTATATAttgttcctatttctaacctGGGCTGTTCTGGTGAAAAagctcagcactcaccctccctcCGAAGATCCTGGTCCGAGTCTGATTTCTCTCTGACAGTGAGAAATAGTCTTACCATAAATCACCACCAGCGTCTCTTCCAGCCCACTGTGCTCCACCTGACAAGAATACTCGGCGTGATCTTCTGGATCAAACTCCACCCATTTCCGGATCTGGTAGGTCCTGTTGTGATTAGGTAAGATCCCAGTGGACAGTGTCTCATCAATCAATATTCCATCCCTCCGCAGAGTCACCTCAATGGCTTGTGGGTAAAACCCAGTGACGAGACAGGACAGCCGGTTAGAATCACCCAGACGGATAAAGGACACGATGGGAGCAACTGCGGGAAAAGGGAAGAGGAATCAGTGCAGGAACCACAATGtacaaagtcccaggtaccacaCCTTCCACCAATTCTCACTCCCttctcacacaccaacccccactGCATAGGCTTCCCCCACACTCACCTATTGTCAGTTCTCTCTGTCCATACTCTAGGTATTTCCTCAGCCATTCAATACACTCCACTTCCAGGTAATGCTTCCACCGCTGCTTGTCCACTAAACCCTGATCCAAACTGTTTTTGATGCTTTCTGCCCAGGGGACCGGAGTCACCCACACCATAAGATCCTTATCGAAGCTGATATAATCTCGTCCATCCCATCCATATTGGTTGAACCCACTCACAGCCTTATCATCCCTCAGGTCACAGCCTGTCATCATCTGGTGTGTGTGGACTCCTGTCAATCAGAAACACAAGCTGTAAGTCAGAATTGGTTATCCTTGTCAATCCGAAGCATAAGTTGCCATAAAGTGTCAGTGGGAGGTCCCACCAACCAGAGCTAATCAGGGCTGGTGACAGATCCTGATCCACTCCTGGTTTCTCCAGATTTCCACTGACATTTCCTGATCACACAGGAAGATGTTGAGCTGGTGGAGAGGGAAAACTCACCGTCTGTTTGGTTGGTCTTTACTTTTAAGTTATGAATATCATCTTTGAAGGCCAGCTCCTGCTCCCGAGCAAGGAATAGTTTCCGCTTCCAGGCCTCAGGTCCCTCACTCTCCACCATCCACTGTTCCCGGGGGATCAACTGCTTCTGATCGCTGTCGTACTTAACAAACTGGATGCCATCAACATAACCAACAATCAAAAACTCTGGGAAACTGGTTATCGGAGTCAAGCCAGTGATAACATACCGGAGAGAATGACTGtctgaaagagagacagagagagaaaaaaaaaggtcaGGACATGAAGAATCGCTAAACACCAATTACAAGATTCCAATTGAACACTTAGGTTGACTTCTTCTAACACTCAACATCTGTGTTTGTAAAGCCCAGGATCTCATCTGCCACTTTAAGCACTCTCTGAACTTGCCCTCACTCCTCAACCTGCAAAAGATGTTTACGGTCCCAATGTCTACTCCTGCattattttaaacattttttttccccctcgttctttctgccaaaatataTACCTCTGCATGTTTCCAAACTCCATCACCTCCTTACTGGCCTTTTCTACCAACATTTCTATATGTGCTCTTTCAGTTCACCTGAAGGTCAGAGGCCAAGCCACTAGAGTCACGAATTTGAAAAGTTCCTTCCACGTTGAACAGAAGGCAACAAGTTAGAACATAGAAGTATACAGTACAGGAATGGGTCCTTTGGCTCAAACCCAATGCCAGATTAAACTAATTTCTTCTGCCTGCCATTGGTTGATATTCTTGCATATGTAACATGGTTACctaaaagtctcttaaatgtcctattatatctgcttccaccaccacccatggtagtgcattccagacacctaccattctctgtgtaaaaaaaactgcCCCTCACAGTTTTTACGATGGATAGTGTTGGGAAACAAGTTGAAAAGATTTGTTTACTGTGTGTTTAGAGATCTATTTGTCTTCTATCTTGAGATATTGTTTCATAGTGAAGCGCTATTCTGTTGTTAAAGAAGAGTCATAGCCTCTGTGAATTCGTCTCAGTGATAATCATTGCATTAACTGCACAAGACCGGGAGACAGTGAGCTATCATGCCAAATTTCATTCTGAGATTTGACGTGTCAGTAGTACATTCATTTAGGATCACGATAATGGTTTCatgagagaggtcgagagagagcgtgcacgcAAGAGAGAAGAGCATCAATCAAACCCACAACAAATGGATCAGAAGGAAGCTCTGTAACCTGGTTTCATCCAGTTGTGGCAGTTGACAATTAAATAGGAATCAAGAGGATGAGGCTGCATTAATACCTCCATGGTCATTGATGGAAACGGCCAGCACAAAGACAAATCTTGAGCGTGTGCAATTTCTTTCAGCCGGAACAGTCAAGCAAATGATCGATCACAGCCTGTTGCTATGGTCCCCAACATTACAGATTCGaatcttcagccaattccatCCAACCCATCTGATATAAACAAATGGCTGAAGACACTGGATGCTCCAAAGGCTCTGgactctgacaacattccagcatttgtactaaagacttgtgctcctGAATTAGTTGCATCCTTACCAATTTGTCCTCATACAGCAACACTTGTACCTACCcagcaatgtgaaaaattgctcaGATAAGTTCTGTGCACAAAAATGTCAGTTTGTATTTTGCCAGTACCACTCAGCTCCTCATCTCATCACAGCTTTAGTTCAAATATTGGGACGAAAttagaattccagaggtgaagtgagacTGATGGCTGTTGATGTCAAGGCTACGTttaactgagtgtggcatcaaggggtcCAGGCAATATTAGAGGCAATTGGACTCAGGGAAAATctcttcactggttggggtcATATCTCATTCAAAAAGAAGGTGGCAGTAGTTACTGGAGGTTAGTcacctcagttccaggacattaCTGCAGTGGTTCCTCACTTTCCAGACCTAGCCGTCTTCAGTTGCTTCAACAAAAGGCCAGTTGTGAGGATGTTGTCTGATGATTGTACAAGGGTCAACCCCATTCACAACTCCCCAGATActgaggtcttgctgcatttgtacaTAGACTGGATGTGTAACATTCAGCTTTGGGCagataagtggcaaataacattttgACTGCATATTCACCAGCAACTATAACCTTGTGAAATATTGTATTATAGGTTATCTTTATTAAGTCACTCACCAACTTGTGGGCACAGcagttagcgctgctgcctcacagcgccagagacccgggttcaattcccacctcaggcgactgactgtgtggagtttgcacattctccccgtgtctgcatgggtttcctccgggtgctgcggtttcctcccacagtccaaagatgtgcatgtcaggtgaattggtcatgccaaattgtctgtagtgttaggtaaggggtagatttagggatatgggtggtttgtgcttcggcgggtcggtgtggacttgttgggccaaagggcctgtttccacactgtaatgtaatctaaaaaactTGCAAATGTTCATTGAACAAAAACCTGGTATTATTCATTCATAATGCTTTATTCACCCATTATTTACTATAAcacaatttcattcattcataaaaccaCAGTTCTGCAGTATATTTTAACAAGATCAACCAAATTAAAACAACCCTTTCTAATTAGAACAGCCCTTTCAACCATTCCTGTTTCTTTACACCTTCAATTCTTATCAGCATTTGCTACAAGTAGTGTTTAGACTTATTTAGCTCAGCATAAATATTAAAGACTACTACTCAGAACAATATCATCCTTGCCCTACCTGAAACTATGGAAAGATCATAAAATTAATCAGCCCTGACCAGCTGTCTCTCAGACCTGAACAGATTGCAGAACACTAAACATTTTCCCCAATTAGTACGTACTTGTTGAATACCTTTCATCAGAGCCACCATATCTTAACCGAGAAAAAAATTTGTGCTTCCGTGAAATTACATGAATAAACAAAACTCAGTAAATATAGTAAACAAATCTCACAACCCAGCTGcagtaatcagtttaatatcctcTATTCTTTTACTAAATGCAGGTacaatttctaacttatttagagCATATAGGCCTTGTATTTGTTATTAACATTTACTAACTTAAAAGACAAAAAGACTAACACTTAATTATTCAAGCAGACCAGACAGACACATTTGATCTTATTAAGAGTAAAAGCCAGCATTTAGCACATGTTTTAGTTCATCTTCTGCCTCCTGGGATAGAAGCCACTCAAACCTTTGTCTACTATAGATAAAACAATCTATAGCATAAGAAAAATGATGTAATGTAGAAATGGAAGTTTGAGGAGACATTTTCAAACGTATTATCCAGTGCTAGCAAAAGAAAaggcaagctaacatttcgagtctagatgactttctctccatggatactgcctgacctcctgtgatctccagcatttgttattttcaACACAGATTCCAGCTCCTTCAAAGTCTCTTTAGATTAAAAAAAGAACAGTTGTTCtctttttaaagttaaaaatgtGTTAAAAGAAGTCAGATACCAAGTAAACCATTCCAACAATAACGGATTCCAGGGTTAAGGCTCAGTACCTAGCCTAGcattgccccccacccccattacACATTGCCTGACGACTAATGCCCCAGTATCCAACCCGCCCGGTACCGCCTCCCTCATACCCCGCACTACTCACCTGCAGAGAGCTCTCCCCACAGAAGCCCCAGCACTATTAGTCCAATCATCGTGACTTCAGTTGACAGTCTGGGAGGAGAAATGAATAAGAAACCATTTTCCAGTGGACTGTCTCAGTCCGTTCGTCGTGTCCTGGACTTTTGTGttctgttcctattcctgttcaCTCAGCCACGTTCACGCTGATTGGAAGCAAATATCATTCACCCAATCAAAATAAAAAGACTCCGAAAGTCATCAGGCTCCGGGAGAATTGACTTCACACAGGTTTTAAAAACTTCCAAGTTTTGACAACTTGCCAATCAGATAAACACTTTCACTTTCAACTCTTATTTCCCGTAAATCGAACTGAACTCCAAGTCatatgattgaaaaacctccatCGAGGCAATGCTGATGTTAACTCCAGTTTCATCTCCTTCAAAAGCCAAAATTAATAAATCAGTCTTCGACTCCAAAATTTCAATTGGTCAAGATTCACCGACATTTGGAGGAGACTATTATCAGTGTATCTTACACTTAATGTCGAAATGAGCTTTGGGACTCTCTGCAAACTACTAACAATCTCACTCTAATATTAACTATCTTCTTCTCTGCTTTTCTTGATTCATTTTTCGTCTGCTTTGGTTTCTGGTTTCACTCCAGGGTAATATGGAGAAACAACTGAAGCTACCGGATACTGTAGCAaaagctatgggccctgacaacagcCTGGCAATAATGTTGAAGACTTTTACTGCAGAAATTGCTGTGCCTCTAGTCAAACAGCAATTACGCTGTATTTACCCAGGAATATAGAAAAAAGAATGGCTCCCACccatatactctcttccaccactTTCCATTTGGCAGAAGTTACAAAAGTTTGAAAGATGTAGCAACAGATTTAACAACAAATTCCACcgtgctgttatcagacttttgagtgGACCTCTCATGTATTAGAACTGATTTTCTTTTCTGCATCTTacctgtagctgtaacactatattgtGCATTTAGACCAGATATCTTTCcattaaaaacatcaatttatagaGACGATCTAGCATCAATTGCCATCTGTTCTTTTATCCTAGATTTACTTATGTAAGATATGATTTGTCTGATTTGCAACAGAGCAATATTTTTCATTGTATCTTGGTACATATGGCAATAATAATAAATAAAATCATAATCAGATACTCAAAATCAGGTATGTCCTATCCTCAAAGTCAGGTCAATTCTTATGCAGCCAGTCACCACCAGATCAGTCTGCTCACAACTATcagaaaatgatggaaggtgtaatTAGCAGAGCCATTTAGTGACATTTACAAGGTTTAGCTTGGGTTTCACCATGGCCTCTCAGCTCCTGACCACTTTACAGCCATGGTCTAACTATGTACACAAAATCTGAATACTTGCAGTGAGGTAGAGTGATTGCCCTTGACACCAAGATGGTGCTTGACAACAAAGAGCATCACGGAGGCCTATAAAGAAACAAGTTGAGGTGGAGTGAGCACAAAGATTGCggttgttggaagtcaatcaTCTGAGCTCCAGATAtactctgcaggagctcctcagggtcCAACCATCTCAGCAGCTTCAGCATTACCTTCCTTCTAACATAGGGTCAGAAATGGCGACGGTCACTGACAACTGTGCATTTATTATCACAAGTCATGACTCCTCAGACATTGAAACAATCCATGCACTAAACTTGGTACAGTATCAATGCTTGGATTGCCTGTTAGTGAGTGACATTCATGCCaaacaaatgtcaggcaatgccTCTTTTCAATCAGACAAAATCTCAATATTTTTCATTCACTTCACCATCTTGAGATTTAAAGCAACTGGAATATAGGAGCATGAGTAGTCTATTCAGCCCCATGAGCCTGTTCTTCCATTCAGTggggtcatggctgatctatgacctaattccatatacctgcctttggctcatattcctTGAGACTGTTTATTCCCACCATGAGAATGCTTTTAAAATTTAGGATTTCAAAGTTTATTAAAGTGGTGTTGTCCACCTTATGTCCCTCCTCCTCTTGCATCTTAGCATAATACTCATGAGTATCTTTGTGAACACATTTGGATTTCAGCAGGGGCCTGTTTGATGCTGATGAGGGTGTGTGACAATCAACATTCTCTGCCCTTGGGCTCTGCATGGTTCAGCCTCTATCTACTGTATAAAATCACTGCCTTTGTTAACTTTCTTTTTACAGCTTATTGACCCattcccttaattccttgttCTTTTTACTCAGCTGTAAAGTATGCACTACAAGCCAACTTATTCCAGcaattttaaaatttaatgtTGGCTTTTCGAGCTTCTTCAAAGAAGCTGTCAAAACTTCCTTGTAATCTCCGAAACACACTTCTACACTCCTCAAGATAAATCTTGCTGTAGGAATGCTTGTTCTGCATTTGACAATGTGACAGCAACCTTTGGTTTCACTTGAGAAGCTACTCCACCAATCTACATCCTGAAATTGTTGCTTCTCAAATTTGATGCCAATGAGATCTTGAACTGTGTGGATCCTGTTGCTGACAGTAATCTGTTTGCTTTATTGGTTTCACTAGCCACTAGTACCTAAGATAGGACATCAACTATTTGTAAGCAATTTTAAGACAATTTGTGTTTAGAATTAGCATGAATTAGTGAAATAGATCAATGAACTACATGGCCCATGAGAGTGGAGAGTGGTTCACATATCACAAAAGACTAATGAACAACTGGACTGCAGTGCAATGATTTCTGTAGATTGACGATATTCTGCTTCTTGGACACTGTGTGAGGGAACACTTCCCTCAACTTTACTTCATTTCCCACGGAACATTTTCTTTCTGTCCAACTGACAAGAAAATCTTCTGTCTGTAAGCACTAGTTAATGTACTTAAATGCAAACAGCAGGTTAGTTTGCCCTATGTCTGCCCCTATCTGAGCATTTCTACCCAAAGCATATGCACAGGTAACCGGGATGTCAAGATAGTAACTCAGTCCCTGTCCATTACTTCACGTCAAGATTACTTGTCAGTTCACATTGTGGTTCATTGATAAAAAAGGATACACAGGTTGCCAGAGGTCACTGAGTGATCAGTTCAGGAACATTTGTAGAAGCTAGTGACCTCAGTACAGGGAATTCAAGTTTTATCTTCAACATTGTTGTACTCCCCTAAATACTCAGCAATGTTTATGTTtttcgagagggagagagtgagagagagattcagtGCTATGTCTGTTAATTCCTCAAGACTTCTACACTATTCTTAAAACTATCAATTATTAAAAGCACCCAATTCATTGATTCCTAGAGGTGTTCGGCTAAACTAGGAGGCTACTCTGCCCATTGTATCTACACAGCCTCATTAAATAAACATCATGACTGAGTGCCATTCTCCTGTCCTTTCCACGTGCCTTGACATGTGGTTTCTATCTATTCATGTAATGCCTGTTGAATACCTCAGTTGAAAGTGCTTCCACCACACCTCTAGGCTGTGCATTTCAGACCTGAATCACTTGTTATACTTCGCAAATCACTATATATCTGTGTCATTCTTGATCCATTTTtatgtggaaacattttctccctaTTCGACTCCTCATTATTTTGAAAAGATCACTTCctaaccttcttcactccaaaTGGAATAGTACCAACTTCTTCAGATTTATTATCGcagctgaagtttctcatcctttgATCCACTCATGTAAACACCTTTTGCATTCTCTCgcacatttacatccttcctatagtgtggtgtcCATGATTGTACACAATGTTCTGTCTGACGTGTAACAAGTGTCTCATACATGTTCAGCATCACCTCCATGCTCTTGCACTCCATGTCTCTATTAATAACACAGTAGAAAATCTATATTTTATTAACTGTTCTCTCTACCTTTCCTGCTACCTTCAATACTCTGTGAACACATATtccaggtcattcagcccttgcaTCTTATTTGAAATTCTATCCCCTATTTTATGTTGTCCATCCTTGATCTTCTACTCTAAGTCCATtcatcacttagagtcatagattcatagagatgtacagtatggaaacagatccttcagtccaacctgtccatgacgaccagatatcccaacccaatcgagtcccacctgccagcacccggcccatatccctccaaacccttcctattcatatacccatcaaaatatctcttaaatgttgcatttgtaccagcctgcatcacatgctctggcagctcattgcatgcacatactaccctctgtgtgaaaaagttgccccttaggtctcttttatatcttttccctctcaccctaaacctatgcccttagttctggactccctggccccagagaaaagactcataattttgtatatctctataagatcacccctcagcctccaatgctccagggaaaacagctccagcctgttcagcctctccctgtagctcagatcctccaaccctggcaacatccttgtaaatcttttctgaaccctttcaagtttcacaacatctttctgatgggaaggagactagaattgcatgcaatattccaacagtggtctaaccaatgtcctgtacagctacaacatgacctcccaactcctgtactcaatattctgaccaataaaggaaagcataccaaacggcctcttcactattctatcaatctgcaactccactttcaaggagctatgaacctgcactccaagttctctttgttcagcaacactccctaggaccttaccattaagtgtataagtcctgctaagatttgctttcctaaaatgcagcacctcgcatttatctgaattaaactccatctgccacttctcagcccattggcccatctggtccagatcctgttgtaatctgaggtaaccctcttcactgtccactacacttccaattgtggtttcatctgcaaacttactaactgtacctcttatgctcgcatccaaatcatttatgtaaatgacaaaaattagaggacctagcaccgatccttgtggcattccactggtcacagtcctccagtctgaaaaacaaccctcaccaccaccctctgtcttctacctttgagccagtttagtatccaaatggctagttctccctgtattctgtgagatctaaccttgctaatcagtctcccatggggaaccatgtcgaacgccttactgaagtccatatagatcacatctactgcactgccctcatcaatcctctttgttacttcttcaaaaaaactcaaatcaagtttgtgagacctgatttcccacccacaaagccatgtt
This Chiloscyllium punctatum isolate Juve2018m chromosome 30, sChiPun1.3, whole genome shotgun sequence DNA region includes the following protein-coding sequences:
- the LOC140455408 gene encoding major histocompatibility complex class I-related gene protein-like; its protein translation is MIGLIVLGLLWGELSADSHSLRYVITGLTPITSFPEFLIVGYVDGIQFVKYDSDQKQLIPREQWMVESEGPEAWKRKLFLAREQELAFKDDIHNLKVKTNQTDGVHTHQMMTGCDLRDDKAVSGFNQYGWDGRDYISFDKDLMVWVTPVPWAESIKNSLDQGLVDKQRWKHYLEVECIEWLRKYLEYGQRELTIVAPIVSFIRLGDSNRLSCLVTGFYPQAIEVTLRRDGILIDETLSTGILPNHNRTYQIRKWVEFDPEDHAEYSCQVEHSGLEETLVVIYVPKSHFQVLATAGIVFGVLGIISLTVVAIVLHKKKASDGKMFSARSAGI